A portion of the Toxoplasma gondii ME49 chromosome VIIb, whole genome shotgun sequence genome contains these proteins:
- a CDS encoding elongation factor p (ef-p) kow family domain-containing protein (encoded by transcript TGME49_258380~Signal peptide predicted by SignalP 2.0 HMM (probability 0.885) with cleavage site probability 0.491 at residue 33~Predicted trans-membrane domain (TMHMM2.0):11-31) has protein sequence MVGWKYPRRLRLFPTLSLFNLFLPLFLGQFVGARLVLVRPHEYSAQPGVPSDFFNNLTATTGCRLSVKPPDCSCARFGSLGASIRSRHSRCRQCPQDAMNCSYSCFLMPAFGERQFREPSNFRPSVRSSVTAGPLTDVFTHLGSFAGGNALCTGSGVSPIHGNRYFGSRVHSSVPFTLNTYISYASSLIPEGPVRLRPVHLDAQPHFPSSAFSETLTVPGLSGRGSTFLFAKVSNKDKHRGHAHSFSDLTSSGASETDSASTDKPSKSHGESHGGFSFMFPKTGGYVSSNDLRNGSCVIVGDQAFRVLQFQSVKMARAAAYVRARLKNLVTGATIDHNFRSDEKLQIPEIAVAEATFTGFRAGGGGGSAAKRGSKHKSSESAIMGEALKAAGMEKAGDVRGRDRTLVFMNKETWEEILITDRDIIERISGFLKEGMEVRFGLWEDKVVDIALPATETYTVTEISGQSDHSRGNPGRKQAILETGARISVPHFVEAGDRVVVRTSNGDFVKRGV, from the exons ATGGTTGGTTGGAAGTATCCTCGCaggcttcgcctcttcccAACTCTTTCTTTGTTCAATCTCTTCCTTCCGCTTTTCTTGGGACAGTTTGTCGGTGCTAGGTTGGTATTGGTAAGACCTCATGAATATTCCGCTCAGCCTGGAGTTCCTTCTGACTTCTTCAATAATCTAACCGCTACTACTGGCTGCCGGCTGTCTGTGAAGCCACCTGACTGTAGCTGTGCTCGCTTTGGAAGCCTAGGTGCGAGTATTCGGAGTCGGCACTCGCGGTGTAGGCAGTGCCCGCAGGACGCAATGAACTGCAGTTATTCTTGTTTCCTGATGCCAGCTTTCGGGGAGAGACAATTTCGTGAACCCAGCAACTTCAGGCCTTCTGTACGTTCTTCAGTTACTGCTGGACCCTTAACTGACGTCTTTACCCACCTAGGATCATTTGCGGGTGGTAACGCACTATGCACTGGTAGTGGCGTCTCACCGATTCATGGCAACCGCTATTTCGGGAGTCGCGTTcactcttctgttcctttcaCATTGAATACCTACATCTCGTACGCTTCGTCACTGATTCCAGAGGGTCCTGTTCGTCTTCGGCCAGTCCATTTAGACGCTCAGCCGcacttcccttcttccgctttttcCGAGACATTGACCGTCCCCGGGCTGTCTGGCCGTGGCAGTACGTTTTTGTTCGCCAAAGTGTCGAATAAAGATAAGCATCGCGGCCACGCCCATAGTTTTTCAGATCTCACTTCTTCAGGGGCTTCCGAGACCGACAGCGCCAGTACTGATAAACCCTCAAAGTCGCATGGCGAATCACACGGAGGGTTTTCGTTCATGTTTCCAAAGACAGGAGGTTATGTCAGCAGCAACGACCTACGAAATGGGAGTTGTGTGATTGTTGGAGACCAGGCGTTCCGTGTTCTGCAATTTCAGTCCGTTAAGATGGCTCGTGCAGCCGCGTACGTCCGGGCACGCCTAAAGAATCTCGTTACTGGCGCCACCATCGACCACAACTTCCGCTCAGATGAGAAACTACAGATCCCAGAAATCGCGGTCGCTGAAGCAACTTTCACGGGGTTCAGAGCTGGAGGCGGCGGTGGCTCagcggcgaagagaggcagcAAACACAAGAGTTCAGAGTCAGCGATTATGGGAGAGGCTCTGAAGGCTGCAGGAATGGAAAAAGCAGGAGATGTGCGAGGCAGGGACAGAACTCTTGTTTTTATG AACAAAGAGACGTGGGAAGAGATTTTGATCACGGACAGGGACATAATCGAACGCATTTCTGGCTTCCTCAAAGAAGGCATGGAAGTCCGG TTTGGCTTATGGGAAGATAAGGTCGTCGATATCGCGCTGCCGGCAACTGAGACGTACACTGTGACAGAAATCTCTGGACAGTCGGATCACAGTCGAGGAAACCCTG GCCGGAAACAAGCTATTCTTGAGACGGGTGCTCGCATTTCAGTGCCCCACTTTGTCGAGGCAGGCGATCGGGTAGTTGTGCGTACGAGTAACGGCGACTTCGTCAAGCGAGGTGTATGA
- the ROP28 gene encoding rhoptry kinase family protein ROP28 (encoded by transcript TGME49_258370), whose product MAEQKVCHKKMTQFAAQSMVSSLSSPPRVLRVIQLLLLQITLVTFAVDAQVEPRRLLRQARKPFEAHLRGQNRFYPHLERRNPPRGQQRYVPPRNQQILRHGQFSPDDGAMHFKPPANRVQSPYNFVKAGQAPTSTPYRVYVPLKERRGLAVPVNSREEDKLINKRDGLRTFRKERNVPTSASSQPKEEWADPQMIRPLDAKVLNEGKQFIARAVMAVQGKGVSPSFLTLQTLSQHAGGDEKRNHLHRRYEEAEGESDESVIWDTAALIQWMKPSRSYNIRATDALGIKNASGAQQESSWPLSTSSFLEIARKFNNWTRASGFLNTVRRFWPSGTVAKVADDAGLKHNIIWHKLLGVGGIGGVLLLEDKDEPVGSPLKKFAGKILYQLSDPSMNLSQSKEYFYQARNEEIGVASLFKHAALSLHDCPVTATDRMQFLFQRGFVLPQKAFWFEGTTQIPRFQDIVEASPRVVGSPGGEIMRLDRYIIAYPIVGPDLEDLDPRKFSLSAVTYIIYKLTKLMATMQEMNLVHTDIKAENFLARDDGELFAADLSMSIKMDPATLIPCLQGTMLYLDPNGAECAYRRGYQSPRAKRDAYALGVTFYKLICHDGPFHLGRLEKEAMEQTKTCPGNNPLLLMLSGISRFTRKDWVERKCPLADTSLLTIVKLLLDPREDRRWTPLDLVRKTAFFDQAPGI is encoded by the coding sequence ATGGCCGAACAGAAAGTGTGCCATAAAAAGATGACGCAGTTCGCCGCGCAGAGCATGGTATCAAGCCTCAGCTCGCCACCACGCGTTCTCCGTGTCATCCAACTGTTGCTGCTGCAAATTACACTTGTGACTTTTGCTGTTGATGCACAGGTAGAACCGCGACGATTGCTGCGGCAAGCTCGGAAACCGTTTGAAGCGCACTTGCGTGGGCAGAATCGCTTTTACCCCCATTTGGAGAGGCGGAACCCTCCGAGGGGACAGCAACGCTACGTGCCGCCCCGTAATCAGCAGATCCTCAGACATGGGCAGTTCTCGCCGGATGATGGTGCCATGCATTTCAAACCTCCCGCTAACCGTGTCCAGTCACCCTACAATTTCGTGAAGGCAGGTCAAGCACCTACGTCAACTCCCTACCGGGTGTACGTTCCGCTCAAGGAGCGTCGCGGACTTGCTGTGCCTGTGAATagccgagaggaagacaagctTATCAACAAACGGGATGGGCTACGTACATTTCGAAAGGAACGAAACGTCCCTACATCTGCATCTTCACAGCCTAAGGAAGAGTGGGCTGATCCACAGATGATACGTCCTCTTGATGCTAAGGTGCTGAACGAAGGCAAGCAATTCATCGCTCGAGCCGTTATGGCTGTTCAAGGAAAAGgtgtttctccgtctttccttACGCTGCAAACACTCTCCCAACATGCAGGGGGAGATGAAAAACGCAACCATCTCCACAGAAGGTatgaagaagccgaaggGGAATCCGACGAGAGCGTTATTTGGGACACAGCAGCTCTGATACAGTGGATGAAACCCAGTCGATCCTATAATATTCGTGCCACGGATGCCCTTGGCATAAAAAATGCATCAGGTGCCCAGCAAGAATCTAGTTGGCCACTGAGTACTTCGTCATTCCTAGAAATAGCTCGCAAGTTCAACAACTGGACTCGTGCCTCTGGCTTTCTCAACACCGTCAGGCGGTTCTGGCCTTCTGGCACGGTAGCCAAAGTCGCTGACGATGCAGGTTTAAAGCACAACATAATCTGGCACAAGCTTTTGGGAGTAGGAGGCATTGGTGGTGTGCTGCTCCTTGAAGACAAGGATGAGCCGGTTGGAAGCCCCCTTAAGAAATTCGCAGGAAAAATTCTGTATCAATTAAGCGACCCATCCATGAACCTGAGTCAGTCGAAAGAATATTTCTACCAGGCACGCAACGAGGAGATCGGAGTAGCATCACTGTTTAAGCATGCGGCCCTGAGTTTGCATGACTGCCCAGTGACTGCTACTGATAGGATGCAGTTTCTTTTCCAGAGGGGCTTTGTACTCCCGCAAAAAGCGTTCTGGTTTGAAGGCACTACACAGATACCACGCTTTCAGGATATCGTCGAGGCCAGTCCCCGGGTAGTCGGCTCCCCCGGCGGAGAGATTATGCGACTTGATCGCTACATCATCGCCTACCCTATAGTGGGGCCTGACCTTGAGGACTTGGATCCGCGGAAGTTCAGCTTAAGCGCTGTAACGTATATCATTTATAAGCTTACTAAGTTGATGGCCACGATGCAAGAGATGAACCTCGTGCACACGGACATTAAGGCGGAGAACTTTCTTGCTCGAGATGACGGCGAACTGTTTGCTGCGGATCTCTCTATGTCAATTAAGATGGACCCTGCGACATTGATTCCCTGTCTTCAAGGGACTATGCTGTACTTAGACCCGAACGGAGCCGAATGTGCTTATAGAAGAGGCTATCAGTCACCAAGGGCCAAACGGGACGCTTATGCTCTCGGTGTTACTTTCTATAAGCTCATCTGCCACGACGGCCCTTTTCATCTTGGACGActcgaaaaagaagcaatGGAACAGACCAAAACATGTCCGGGAAACAACCCATTGCTGCTAATGCTCTCTGGCATATCCAGATTTACAAGGAAGGACTGGGTCGAACGGAAATGCCCCTTAGCCGATACCAGTCTCCTGACAATCGTGAAGCTACTCTTAGACCCTCGGGAGGATCGACGGTGGACACCGCTTGATCTTGTGAGAAAAACTGCGTTTTTTGATCAAGCGCCGGGAATTTAG
- a CDS encoding hypothetical protein (encoded by transcript TGME49_258360~Signal peptide predicted by SignalP 2.0 HMM (probability 0.786) with cleavage site probability 0.274 at residue 28), whose protein sequence is MPALLSRTVLSALVSCGLGLSDFATSYGFVNAVRQDHLRYRYAFLKNAVLSEEAPSGQSVDGALGNRLSPLFSPSFVELSTQSASEADEEEESGGSSKRSDSDNDGDDKDGDSQEKNGGEGSEKDDDGDNSQKDDDAPKGGGKKKEESDSDSESVEHEKKKGESDSDSETEKHSQESASHKEDEDHDSARNSSESATKDTTNDEKPPAEGEQKDNNVPNDQDRERIISRLTKLLSNSSGHALLGRLHDVMTEHEQAEERRAAEEAKKKEEETKKKEEAKKEAEEAKKEAEANEEKLKEETENAKKEETKKEAPVKDLLLTQQLNALWMLPFLNDEQRMATCLSGFEKLTKQSRIVCQDPACMNLERNRACAFLDVQSIDRAPQDEEEPRTIHIGFDPACKDAAQLGMKLLDLLQHPVKQHEMEQRLETVGTGAQVPTLTNHLDLVCDGKDPAAHPTCNAVSQALRNVPHLGPKNLPSMVVLADIADIPNTIGMFRIVTIFEGRVPLVDDKGNVLNKNGAKLGDTAAGKVFRNLHSLER, encoded by the exons ATGCcggctcttctttccagaaCGGTCTTGTCTGCTCTGGTTTCGTGTGGCCTGGGTCTCAGCGACTTCGCAACTAGTTATGGCTTTGTAAATGCGGTAAGGCAGGACCACTTGCGGTATCGGTACGCCTTCCTGAAAAATGCTGTTCTTAGCGAGGAGGCGCCTTCGGGTCAAAGTGTGGACGGAGCATTGGGTAACCGGCTCTCACCACTTTTTTCCCCATCGTTTGTGGAACTCTCCACGCAGTCTGCCTctgaggcagacgaagaagaggagtcTGGAGGCTCGTCAAAGAGATCAGACAGTGACAATGATGGGGACGACAAGGATGGAGACTCGCAAGAAAAGAATGGAGGCGAAGGGTCCGAGAAGGATGATGACGGGGATAACAGCCAAAAGGATGATGATGCACCCAAAGGaggtggaaagaagaaagaggaatcGGATTCCGACTCAGAATCAGTGGAACatgaaaagaagaaaggggaatCTGATTCTGATTccgaaacggagaagcacTCGCAAGAGTCGGCAAGCCACAAAGAAGATGAGGATCATGACAGTGCCCGCAACAGTTCGGAAAGTGCCACAAAAGACACTACGAACGATGAGAAACCACCGGCGGAAGGGGAACAGAAAGATAACAACGTACCGAACGACCAGGACCGTGAGAGAATCATTTCACGACTCACGAAGCTTTTGAGCAACTCCAGCGGACACGCTCTCTTGGGTAGACTACACGACGTCATGACGGAACACG AGCAAGcggaagaacgcagagctGCCGAAGAGGccaaaaaaaaagaagaggagaccaagaagaaggaagaggcgaagaaggaagctgaagaggcgaagaaggaggctgAGGCTAACGAAGAGAAACTAAAGGAGGAAACTGAAAACGCtaagaaggaagagaccaAAAAGGAGGCTCCTGTTAAG GATCTGCTTCTCACCCAGCAACTAAATGCTCTCTGGATGCTTCCATTCCTTAACGATGAGCAGAGGATGGCGACGTGCCTCTCTGGCTTTGAGAAGCTTACAAAGCAA AGTAGAATCGTTTGTCAAGACCCTGCTTGCATGAACCTCGAGCGGAACCGGGCATGCGCCTTCCTGGATGTGCAATCAATTGATCGGGCACCgcaggacgaggaggaaccCAGAACCATTCACATTGGTTTTGATCCTGCATGTAAAGATGCCGCGCAGCTCGGCATGAAGCTGCTTGACCTGCTCCAG CACCCGGTCAAGCAGCACGAGATGGAGCAGCGATTGGAAACTGTTGGCACGGGAGCGCAAGTCCCTACTCTTACGAATCATCTGGATCTCGTCTGTGATGGAAAGGATCCTGCCGCAC ATCCTACGTGCAACGCGGTTTCTCAGGCACTGAGGAATGTGCCGCATCTGGGGCCTAAG AATTTGCCCAGCATGGTGGTCCTTGCTGATATCGCGGATATTCCTAACACTATCGGAATGTTTCGCATTGTGACGATATTCGAGGGACGCGTTCCACTTGTAGATGATAAGGGAAATGTCCTGAACAAGAACGGAGCGAAACTCGGTGATACAGCAGCGGGCAAAGTTTTCAGAAACTTGCACTCTCTGGAGCGATAG
- a CDS encoding hypothetical protein (encoded by transcript TGME49_258350) — translation MTWQAWLPQALQSWGNRGKTASKRVAASAFDLSSPKAGAELSPDSPEGTAPSARAGSPAEEPDAVPSRESEIDGLPRDAVWHSFLRQQDGRGTFWRDQPQLTKTRACPPSGDVADAPGIENVSDSEEGISPSADGVDFLPVASNAPLVSGVDEKAKKYVSCGSRSGQQAAASPAPGDPRVHPELPHSLSAPLVGSVASVKTDGSPVASVTPPDGGYLSDFLTANQVPQRPTSAVAVSTFQSLGEESVSGSALSSSMLGRSLGSRVASRPRIPRTVQPLPADRRAALPHACSRTKCQHVFPPTQLTLPLPPPSWKEEEQTEQLCPLREATHLTFHVYTDMDAFELDRSLAVELLHQERIREAYLCLLPLVRTYGVDRILQDEDLCLVAYKYFEMQKMLTLLDEDSPARERMSSFLRKLRRSFSRADAPKRGSFEHGKAESLASCSETQSSLLPDRGRKESTGFPGAAAPEAETGPARRREKPELGGRGEGREQRESKGSEGCTKKFLRSRWSAGRKKQRGERQQNISDLRDDGGDRMKTSGLSSEGRGECREEFFRDSRSSETSFCATPWSPERGRAGSADEASTSLQEERFRRGTVGSGSSPLSGRTAWDSSGSLEEDGRCHERLEAALRRGVAARFSRNAGGSLSLDGTPWVLAVDDTPSVKIWNRKYHHSSLLSFRIDGLVDTPLVVVLSVLNEMDMFTDWVPSYNFPVRLGLKDAIRVAQFGRVDQLDIFKIAFPWPVNDRDACLSIWSADDLDATGSYFVRMTSCEAGEKLQGVTVPAPERGTERLHCDGALVLHPLSPNSVRVQLLWTIDPRMNLPDYLITFLTRVFARSAFHAFRRVCVAALRDSHLQRRETRSYLYRFVQDRLDALAASSVLYGRHRWSEEEASVISERKRKSYRSRISGLVSKQAHRTVPCQEQ, via the exons ATGACGTGGCAAGCGTGGTTGCCCCAGGCTCTGCAGTCTTGGGGTAACCGCGGCAAGACGGCGTCCAAGCGTGTTGCTGCGTCGGCATTcgatctttcttctccaaaGGCTGGCGCGGAACTGAGTCCGGATTCTCCAGAAGGAACAGCGCCCTCAGCTCGCGCCGGCAGCCCTGCTGAGGAACCGGACGCAGTTCCTtcgcgagaaagcgagatAGACGGCCTTCCGCGAGATGCAGTCTGGCACTCTTTTCTCAGACAGCAAGACGGACGCGGAACATTCTGGAGAGACCAACCCCAGCTGACAAAAACCCGAGCGTGTCCACCTTCAGGAGATGTCGCAGATGCTCCGGGCATTGAAAATGTTAGTGACTCTGAGGAGGGTATTTCCCCTTCGGCTGACGGTGTAGATTTTTTGCCCGTTGCTTCCAATGCACCGCTGGTGTCTGGCGTCgacgaaaaagcgaagaaataTGTTTCCTGTGGAAGCCGTTCTGGTCAGCAGGCGGCTGCTTCGCCTGCCCCTGGCGACCCCAGGGTTCATCCAGAGCTTCCGCACTCGCTTTCCGCCCCCCTTGTCGGTTCCGTAGCCAGTGTCAAGACAGATGGGTCGCCTGTTGCAAGCGTTACGCCTCCCGACGGAGGATATCTTTCCGACTTTCTGACCGCGAACCAAGTGCCTCAACGTCCCACCTCTGCAGTCGCCGTGTCCACCTTCCAGTCCCTGGGCGAAGAGTCCGTTTCTGGCTCTGCCTTGAGTTCCTCCATGCTCGGTCGTTCCCTGGGGtcgcgcgtcgcctctcgtcCCCGGATTCCTCGGACAGTGCAACCGCTGCCCGCAGACCGGAGGGCAGCCTTGCCCCACGCGTGTTCGCGAACGAAATGCCAGCACGTTTTTCCGCCAACGCAATTGACTCTGCCGTTGCCACCGCCGTCgtggaaggaggaagagcagaccGAACAGCTCTGTCCGCTACGAGAAGCTACTCACCTGACGTTTCACGTGTACACAGACATGGATGCCTTCGAGCTGGACCGCAGCCTCGCCGTTGAGCTGTTGCACCAGGAGCGGATTCGCGAGGCGTACTTGTGTCTCCTGCCACTCGTCCGAACCTACGGCGTGGACCGGATTCTCCAAGATGAAGACCTTTGCCTCGTCGCGTACAAGTACTTTGAGATGCAGAAAATGTTGACTTTGCTGGACGAGGACTCGCCTGCGCGCGAACGAATGTCGTCTTTTCTCAGGAAACTCCGACGGTCCTTCTCCCGTGCCGACGCTCCCAAACGCGGCTCTTTCGAACATGGAAAAGCAGAATCTCTCGCGTCGTGTTCTGAAACGCAGTCCAGTTTGCTGCCAGAccgcgggagaaaagagtcCACCGGATTTCCGGGTGCAGCGGCGCCAGAAGCCGAAACCGGCCCCgcaaggagacgcgagaaaccGGAGCTAgggggaagaggcgaagggagggagcagagagagagcaagggTTCCGAAGGTTGCACGAAGAAGTTTCTGCGGTCGCGCTGGAGcgcggggagaaagaagcagagaggcgagaggcagcagaaTATCTCAGATCTTCgagacgacggaggcgaCAGGATGAAGACGTCTGGGCTCTCCAGTGAAGGCAGGGGCGAGTGCAGAGAAGAGTTTTTTCGCGACAGCCGATCATCGGAAACCTCGTTTTGTGCGACGCCCTGGAGCCCCGAAAGAGGTCGTGCAGGCTCTGCGGACGAAGCGAGCACATCGCTTCAAGAAGAACGATTCAGAAGAGGCACAGTTGGAAGCGGAAGCAGCCCGCTTTCAGGTCGGACTGCCTGGGACTCGAGCGGCAGCTTGGAGGAAGACGGGAGATGCCATGAGCGGCTGGAGGCTGCGCTACGAAGGGGGGTCGCAGCGCGGTTCTCGCGAAACGCAGGAGGTTCTCTGTCCCTGGACGGCACTCCTTGGGTCCTCGCAGTCGACGACACCCCCTCCGTCAAGATCTGGAACCGGAAATACCATCACAGCAGCCTGCTGTCTTTCCGGATTGACGGCCTTGTCGACACCCCTCtcgtcgtcgttctctccgttctgaACGAGATGGATATGTTCACAGACTGGGTCCCGAGCTACAACTTCCCCGTTCG ACTGGGCCTGAAAGACGCCATCCGAGTTGCTCAGTTCGGACGGGTGGATCAGCTTGACATCTTCAAGATAGCATTCCCGTGGCCAGTGAACGATCG GGACGCTTGCTTGAGCATTTGGTCGGCGGACGATTTGGACGCTACTGGAAGTTACTTTGTTCGCATGACCTCAtgcgaggcaggcgagaaaCTCCAAGGAGTG acCGTTCCAGCTCCCGAGCGCGGCACCGAGCGTTTGCACTGCGATGGGGCATTAGTGCTCCATCCTCTTTCGCCTAACTCGGTTCGGGTCCAGCTTTTGTGGACAATCGATCCGCGTATGAATCTCCCAGATTACCTGATTACTTTCCTGACACG GGTCTTCGCACGGTCGGCGTTCCACGCATTTCGTCGCGTCTGTGTAGCGGCTCTGAGGGACAGTCACCTACAGCGCCGAGAAACGCGGTCTTACCTGTATAGATTCGTTCAGGATCGCTTAGACGCTTTGGcagcttcctctgttttgtATGGCCGACACCGGtggagcgaagaggaagcgtcGGTAAtcagcgagaggaaaagaaagagctatcGTAGCCGTATCTCAGGACTTGTTTCAAAGCAGGCTCACCGCACCGTGCCGTGTCAAGAGCAATGA